A region from the Ciconia boyciana chromosome 1, ASM3463844v1, whole genome shotgun sequence genome encodes:
- the SMO gene encoding protein smoothened: MAAQGGGWRWALALGMALALGGRRCPAAPFLNASAVPERCRRPAPCERLRYGACLGSALPYAATSTLLAADSASQEEAHGKLLLWSGLRNAPRCWDVIQPLLCAVYMPKCEDGQVELPSQTLCQATRAPCTIVERERGWPDFLKCTPDRFPEGCPNEVQNIKFNSSGQCEAPLVRTDNPKSWYEDVEGCGIQCQNPLFTEKEHREMHVYIAAFSSVTIFCTFFTLATFVADWRNSNRYPAVILFYVNACFFVGSIGWLAQFMDGARDEIVCRADGTMRLGEPTSNETLSCVIIFVIVYYSLMSGVIWFVMLTYAWHTSFKALGTTYQPLLGKTSYFHLITWSIPFVLTVAILAVAQVDGDSVSGICFVGYKNYRYRAGFVLAPIGLVLIVGGYFLIRGVMTLFSIKSNHPGLLSEKAASKINETMLRLGIFGFLAFGFVFITFGCHFYDFFNQAEWERSFREYVLCEANVTIATQTNKPIPDCEIKNRPSLLVEKINLFAMFGTGVSMSTWVWTKATLLIWKRTWCRLTGQSDDQPKRIKKSKMIAKAFSKRKELLRDPGQELSFSMHTVSHDGPVAGLAFDINEPSADVSSAWAQHVTKMVARRGAILPQDISVTPVATPVPPEERANLWVVEADVSPELQKRSGRKKKRRKKKKEVCPGPERCLGGPAAPLTPSTVPRLPRLPPQTCLVAFAPDVLPGLPPSQPEATFAGGLWDGRRRANVFHLISNPFCPESGSPEEESPGPSSGRRQHNGGPLWPPDSGTLPRGGGPRTQGRRAGLAPIHSRTNLVDAELLDADSDF, encoded by the exons ATGGCGGCGCAGGGCGGCGGGTGGCGGTGGGCGCTGGCGCTGGGCATGGCGCTGGCGCTgggcggccgccgctgccccgccgcccccttCCTCAACGCCTCGGCCGTTCCCgagcgctgccgccgccccgcgccctgCGAACGGCTCCGTTACGGCGCCTGCCTGGGCTCGGCGCTGCCCTACGCCGCCACCTCCACGCTGCTGGCCGCCGACTCCGCCTCGCAGGAGGAGGCTCACGGAAAGCTCCTGCTCTGGTCCG GCCTGCGCAACGCCCCGCGCTGCTGGGACGTCATCCAGCCCCTGCTCTGCGCCGTCTACATGCCCAAGTGCGAGGACGGCCAGGTGGAGCTGCCCAGCCAGACTCTCTGCCAGGCCACCCGGGCGCCCTGCACCATCGTGGAGCGCGAGCGCGGCTGGCCCGACTTCCTCAAGTGCACGCCCGACCGATTCCCCGAGGGATGCCCG AACGAGGTGCAGAACATCAAGTTCAACAGCTCGGGGCAGTGCGAGGCGCCGCTGGTGCGGACAGACAACCCCAAGAGCTGGTACGAGGACGTGGAGGGTTGTGGCATCCAGTGCCAGAACCCGCTCTTCACCGAGAAGGAGCACCGCGAGATGCATGTCTACATTGCCGCCTTCAGCTCCGTCACCATCTTCTGCACCTTCTTCACCCTG GCCACGTTTGTTGCCGACTGGAGGAACTCCAACCGCTACCCCGCCGTCATCCTCTTCTACGTCAACGCCTGCTTCTTCGTGGGCAGCATCGGCTGGTTGGCGCAGTTCATGGATGGCGCCCGTGACGAGATCGTGTGCCGGGCCGACGGCACCATGCGGCTGGGGGAACCCAC CTCCAATGAGACGCTCTCCTGCGTCATCATCTTCGTCATCGTCTACTACTCGCTGATGTCGGGTGTCATCTGGTTTGTCATGCTGACCTACGCCTGGCACACCTCCTTCAAGGCGCTGGGCACCACCTACCAGCCGCTGCTGGGCAAGACCTCCTACTTCCACCTCATCACCTGGTCCATCCCCTTCGTCCTCACCGTGGCCATCCTGGCCGTGGCGCAG GTGGATGGTGACTCTGTCAGCGGCATCTGCTTTGTGGGGTACAAGAACTACCGCTACCGGGCCGGCTTCGTCCTGGCACCCATTGGGCTCGTCCTCATCGTGGGGGGCTATTTCCTCATCCGGG GGGTCATGACGCTCTTCTCCATCAAGAGCAACCACCCTGGGCTGCTGAGCGAGAAGGCGGCCAGCAAGATCAACGAGACCATGCTGCGGCTGG GCATCTTTGGCTTCTTGGCCTTCGGCTTTGTCTTCATCACTTTTGGCTGCCATTTCTATGACTTCTTCAACCAGGCGGAGTGGGAGCGCAGCTTTCGGGAATACGTCCT GTGTGAGGCCAATGTGACCATCGCCACGCAGACCAACAAGCCCATCCCGGACTGCGAGATCAAGAACCGGCCGAGCCTGCTGGTGGAGAAAATCAACCTCTTCGCCATGTTCGGGACCGGTGTCTCCATGAGCACCTGGGTCTGGACAAAGGCCACCCTGCTCATCTGGAAGCGCACCTGGTGCAG GCTGACGGGGCAGAGCGACGACCAGCCCAAGAGGATCAAGAAGAGCAAGATGATCGCGAAGGCCTTCTCCAAGCGCAAGGAGCTGCTGCGAGACCCGGGCCAGGAATTGTCCTTCAGCATGCACACCGTCTCACACGACGGCCCTGTGG CCGGTTTAGCGTTCGACATCAACGAGCCATCGGCTGATGTGTCCTCGGCGTGGGCCCAGCACGTCACCAAGATGGTGGCCCGGAGAGGGGCTATCCTGCCTCAGGACATCTCCGTGACGCCCGTGGCGACGCCTG TGCCGCCGGAGGAGAGGGCCAACCTCTGGGTGGTGGAGGCCGACGTCTCCCCCGAGCTGCAGAAGCGCAGCGGCCGCAAGAAGAAGcggaggaagaagaagaaggaggtgTGCCCAGGCCCAGAGCGCTGCCTGGggggccctgcagcccccctgaCCCCCAGCACTGTCCCTCGCCTGCCCCGGCTGCCGCCCCAGACCTGCCTGGTCGCCTTCGCCCCCGATGTCCTCCCGGGGCTTCCGCCCAGCCAGCCCGAAGCCACCTTCGCTGGGGGGCTGTGGGATGGCCGCCGCAGGGCCAACGTCTTCCACCTCATCAGCAACCCTTTCTGCCCCGAGAGCGGGTCCCCGGAGGAGGAGagccccggccccagcagcGGGCGCCGGCAGCACAACGGGGGTCCGCTCTGGCCCCCCGACTCCGGCACCCTGCCCCGCGGCGGGGGACCGAGGACTCAGGGCCGACGGGCCGGCTTGGCCCCCATCCACTCTCGGACCAACCTGGTGGACGCGGAACTGCTGGATGCCGACTCAGACTTTTGA